In the genome of Segatella copri, one region contains:
- a CDS encoding site-specific integrase, with the protein MSRSTFSILPYINRQKVKADGTANILCRITVDGKSAAISTGISCTPQEWNAKKGEVRNARDNGRLASFLAEVKDKYNSLLTTNGIITVEMLKAVLKDKDTTGKYLLSFGDTIVEWYRTARARQTFLHKRTWQKNLRAFVHSLDKDDIAFEDIDENFGEEYKLFLKRDQGRIDSYVNHCLLWLNMLMYKAVDRRIIRFNPIAKIGYEKKAAPKMTHISKADFIKMLSTPMADERTELARRCFIFASLTSLSYIDVKKLYPHHISENSEGRKFIRKEREKTGVEFFVPLHPIAEKILSLYNTTDDSKPVFPLGEKKDIYLDVHTLGMVLGISNKLGFHASRHTFGVLMLNEDIPIGSIAKMMGHADITSTQVYAQVTEQKISNDMDKLIAKRERNRLSNEKTIGK; encoded by the coding sequence ATGAGCAGAAGTACATTTTCAATTTTGCCTTACATCAACAGACAGAAGGTGAAGGCAGACGGAACAGCCAACATACTTTGCCGCATCACCGTTGACGGCAAAAGCGCAGCCATTTCCACAGGCATATCCTGTACCCCACAGGAGTGGAACGCCAAGAAGGGAGAGGTACGGAACGCAAGGGACAACGGACGATTGGCAAGTTTCCTTGCTGAGGTCAAGGATAAATACAACTCACTTCTTACCACCAATGGCATCATCACCGTGGAAATGCTGAAGGCTGTGTTGAAGGACAAGGACACGACAGGAAAATACTTGCTGAGTTTTGGCGATACCATCGTGGAATGGTACAGAACGGCAAGAGCTAGGCAAACCTTTCTGCACAAGCGAACATGGCAGAAGAACCTGAGAGCCTTTGTCCATTCGTTGGATAAGGACGACATCGCCTTTGAGGACATAGACGAGAATTTCGGGGAGGAATACAAGCTATTCCTGAAACGAGACCAGGGACGTATCGACAGCTACGTGAACCATTGCCTTCTCTGGCTGAACATGTTGATGTACAAGGCAGTGGACAGGAGAATTATCCGCTTCAATCCCATAGCCAAGATAGGGTATGAGAAGAAGGCAGCCCCGAAGATGACCCATATCAGCAAGGCAGACTTCATCAAGATGCTCTCTACCCCGATGGCTGACGAGCGAACGGAGCTTGCACGCAGATGTTTCATTTTTGCCTCGCTCACCTCCTTATCCTATATAGATGTAAAGAAACTGTACCCTCACCATATCAGTGAGAACTCCGAGGGTAGGAAGTTCATCCGCAAGGAAAGAGAGAAGACAGGCGTGGAGTTCTTCGTGCCACTCCATCCGATAGCCGAGAAGATTCTTTCGCTCTACAATACCACGGACGACAGCAAGCCTGTTTTTCCACTGGGTGAGAAGAAAGACATCTATCTTGATGTGCATACCCTTGGAATGGTGCTTGGCATAAGTAATAAGTTGGGATTCCACGCCAGCCGCCATACATTCGGAGTCTTGATGCTCAACGAGGACATTCCCATCGGCAGCATAGCCAAGATGATGGGACACGCAGACATTACAAGCACACAGGTCTATGCGCAGGTGACGGAGCAGAAGATTTCAAATGACATGGATAAGCTTATTGCCAAGCGGGAAAGGAACAGATTATCGAACGAAAAAACTATTGGAAAATGA
- a CDS encoding helix-turn-helix domain-containing protein, translating into MGFIVFEEEAFNYLDAQLENFVKRMDRIRERSEDKTMNKWLDTQDVCQTLNICPRTVQTLRDNGTLAYTQISHKTYYKPEDVMAIVAVVEDKKKDMRFRKRTG; encoded by the coding sequence ATGGGATTCATCGTATTCGAGGAAGAGGCATTCAACTATCTTGATGCCCAGTTGGAGAACTTCGTGAAGCGCATGGACAGAATCCGTGAGCGCAGTGAGGACAAGACCATGAACAAGTGGCTCGACACGCAGGACGTGTGTCAGACGCTCAACATCTGCCCACGGACAGTGCAGACGCTTCGGGACAACGGAACATTGGCTTATACGCAAATCAGCCACAAGACCTACTACAAGCCGGAGGACGTGATGGCTATCGTAGCAGTAGTGGAGGACAAGAAAAAGGACATGCGCTTTCGCAAGCGCACAGGTTAG
- a CDS encoding helix-turn-helix domain-containing protein, whose amino-acid sequence MNNEVMTRNSEWMNHIVNHLNRMVDNFERAVMNYRPMLGGERFMTDKELCARLQLSRRTLQDYRNNGVIPYIQLGGKILYRESDIQKILMANYREAYRMKGL is encoded by the coding sequence ATGAACAATGAAGTAATGACAAGAAACAGCGAGTGGATGAACCACATCGTGAACCACCTCAACCGAATGGTTGACAATTTTGAACGTGCCGTGATGAACTACCGCCCCATGCTTGGCGGTGAGCGCTTCATGACGGACAAGGAGCTTTGCGCCAGGCTGCAACTGAGCCGAAGAACCCTGCAGGACTACCGAAACAACGGTGTCATCCCGTATATCCAGCTTGGCGGAAAGATACTCTACCGCGAGTCCGACATTCAGAAGATTCTGATGGCTAACTATCGTGAGGCGTACAGAATGAAGGGCTTGTAG
- the prmC gene encoding peptide chain release factor N(5)-glutamine methyltransferase, protein MKTYQQFWQSLTPLYDAGEAQAIVRTVLDVEYGMTLTDIICGKVNELSSDEERNLEEIIARLQNGEPVQYVLGKADFAGRTFHVEPGVLIPRPETAELCQWIEEEVSSLKADERKQILDICTGSGCIAITLGLNIPNSEVTGWDISEDALRIAQGNVEMLKTGNVRIEYQDALMLPKAAETADIIVSNPPYICEKEKADMEKNVLEHEPSIALFVPDEDPLKFYRAIAEYASSALKPEGALYFEINPIYEKETREMLEELGFKDIETKEDAFGKKRMMKAKK, encoded by the coding sequence ATGAAAACGTACCAACAGTTTTGGCAATCCCTCACCCCACTCTATGATGCTGGCGAAGCGCAGGCTATCGTCCGCACCGTGCTTGATGTGGAGTACGGAATGACTCTGACCGACATAATCTGCGGCAAAGTTAATGAATTATCTTCAGACGAAGAAAGAAATCTGGAAGAAATTATCGCAAGACTGCAAAATGGCGAGCCGGTGCAGTATGTTTTGGGCAAAGCCGACTTTGCGGGAAGAACCTTCCATGTGGAGCCGGGCGTACTGATTCCAAGACCTGAAACGGCAGAACTCTGCCAGTGGATAGAGGAGGAAGTTTCATCTCTGAAGGCAGATGAAAGGAAGCAAATTCTTGATATTTGCACGGGATCCGGCTGCATCGCCATCACATTAGGACTCAACATTCCTAATTCTGAGGTTACAGGATGGGATATTTCGGAAGATGCCCTCCGAATAGCACAGGGGAATGTGGAAATGCTGAAGACCGGAAATGTTAGAATAGAGTATCAGGATGCCTTGATGTTGCCGAAAGCTGCAGAAACAGCAGACATCATCGTGAGCAATCCTCCTTATATCTGCGAAAAGGAGAAAGCAGATATGGAAAAGAATGTGCTGGAGCACGAACCGAGCATCGCCCTCTTCGTTCCTGATGAAGATCCGCTGAAGTTCTATCGTGCCATCGCAGAATATGCATCATCTGCTCTCAAACCCGAAGGAGCATTATACTTCGAAATCAATCCTATCTACGAAAAGGAGACCAGGGAAATGCTGGAAGAACTTGGTTTCAAGGATATTGAAACCAAGGAAGATGCTTTCGGAAAGAAGAGAATGATGAAAGCAAAGAAATAA
- a CDS encoding DUF3408 domain-containing protein: MARTKDVVLAPEQKELMEKEYLDFVKPSTYGNKANPSSCDSLYDDVENPELRAIVEKVAATTPYREETSTNEAQSPPNPQKRISGKQRKATLEEYQQTFLQVPRIDDRKPVFVSSDVRDRLDRVVRILGGRRMSVSGIIENIVRHHLSLYEEDFEAWRKL; the protein is encoded by the coding sequence ATGGCAAGAACAAAAGATGTAGTCTTGGCTCCTGAGCAAAAGGAGCTGATGGAAAAAGAGTATTTGGATTTTGTTAAACCATCTACGTATGGCAACAAAGCCAATCCAAGTAGTTGTGATTCTCTCTATGATGATGTAGAGAACCCAGAGTTGAGAGCAATTGTAGAGAAAGTTGCTGCAACAACTCCCTATAGAGAGGAAACATCAACGAACGAGGCTCAATCGCCACCGAATCCGCAGAAGCGCATCAGTGGCAAGCAGCGCAAGGCGACATTGGAGGAGTATCAGCAGACCTTCCTCCAGGTTCCAAGGATTGACGACCGCAAGCCAGTCTTCGTCAGTTCCGATGTACGAGACCGTCTTGATCGTGTCGTCCGCATCCTCGGAGGGAGACGCATGAGCGTATCGGGCATCATCGAGAACATCGTGCGCCACCACCTAAGCCTTTATGAAGAGGACTTCGAGGCTTGGCGCAAATTGTGA
- a CDS encoding regulatory protein RecX, producing MEYYNKPKRPKKPMTEQQALLKLTTLCTQAEHCSQEMLDKMKKWELPEDAIARNMEFLTQKKFIDDERFARFFINDKIKYNKWGRRKVEQALWMKHIPKEISDPIFEEIEDDMYMETLLPLLKSKYKSIKAKNDYERSMKLIRFALGRGYSMDVIHKCIDKMKEEDLIEGCDSVF from the coding sequence ATGGAATATTACAACAAGCCCAAGCGCCCCAAGAAGCCGATGACAGAGCAGCAGGCTCTGCTGAAGCTCACTACCCTCTGCACGCAAGCCGAACATTGCTCGCAGGAAATGCTCGACAAGATGAAGAAGTGGGAACTGCCCGAGGATGCCATCGCCCGAAACATGGAATTCCTGACCCAGAAAAAGTTCATCGACGATGAACGCTTTGCCCGATTCTTCATCAACGACAAGATAAAGTACAACAAATGGGGCCGCCGCAAGGTGGAGCAGGCCCTCTGGATGAAGCATATCCCGAAGGAAATCTCCGACCCCATCTTCGAGGAAATCGAGGACGACATGTATATGGAAACCCTCCTCCCCCTCTTGAAAAGCAAATACAAGAGCATCAAGGCGAAGAACGACTACGAGCGTTCGATGAAACTCATCCGCTTTGCCCTGGGAAGAGGCTACAGCATGGACGTTATCCACAAGTGCATCGACAAAATGAAAGAAGAAGATCTGATAGAAGGATGCGACTCAGTATTTTAG
- the ribD gene encoding bifunctional diaminohydroxyphosphoribosylaminopyrimidine deaminase/5-amino-6-(5-phosphoribosylamino)uracil reductase RibD, which produces MEQNKVSFLDPKTGEPLSQQEIDEMFMRRCLQLAKNGRQNAKPNPMVGAVIVSSEGRIIGEGYHVRCGEGHAEVNAFASVKPEDEHLLKDATIYVSLEPCSHYGKTPPCADLIVRKGVKRCVCGCVDPFAKVQGRGIQKIREAGIEVTVGVLEAECLELNKRFITFNTHQRPYIILKWAQTANGFLDNNFQGMAISTPFTKMLSHKLRAENDAILVGRITDERDHSQLNVRDWSGKDPMRLVIDRRHPCFEGLDFSKGKEEVLKQMMQYLYNNKVQSLIVEGGTITHQAFLDAGLWDEIRVETSLSTSVENVVTAGTAAPKLPHNIRLINHEAYDNNIINNYERV; this is translated from the coding sequence ATGGAACAAAATAAAGTATCTTTTCTGGATCCGAAGACGGGAGAGCCGCTCTCTCAGCAGGAGATTGATGAAATGTTCATGCGCCGCTGCCTGCAGTTGGCGAAGAACGGCAGACAGAATGCGAAGCCTAATCCTATGGTGGGCGCCGTCATCGTGAGCAGCGAGGGCAGAATCATAGGCGAAGGCTATCATGTGCGTTGTGGCGAGGGCCATGCCGAGGTGAATGCCTTTGCATCGGTTAAGCCTGAGGATGAGCATCTTTTAAAGGATGCCACCATCTATGTAAGTCTCGAACCCTGTTCGCATTATGGCAAGACGCCTCCTTGCGCCGACCTTATCGTAAGAAAAGGTGTGAAGAGATGCGTCTGTGGCTGCGTGGATCCTTTTGCCAAGGTGCAGGGACGTGGCATCCAGAAGATTCGTGAGGCAGGAATCGAGGTAACGGTGGGTGTTCTGGAGGCGGAATGCCTCGAACTGAACAAGCGTTTCATCACTTTCAATACCCATCAACGACCATACATCATCCTGAAATGGGCGCAGACGGCGAATGGCTTTCTGGATAATAATTTTCAGGGCATGGCGATTTCTACGCCATTCACCAAGATGCTTTCGCATAAGCTCCGTGCCGAGAACGATGCCATCCTGGTAGGTAGAATCACCGATGAGCGTGACCACAGCCAGCTCAACGTAAGAGACTGGAGCGGCAAGGATCCGATGCGACTGGTCATCGACCGCCGTCATCCTTGTTTCGAGGGCTTGGATTTCTCCAAGGGTAAGGAAGAGGTTTTGAAGCAGATGATGCAGTACTTATATAATAATAAGGTGCAGTCGCTGATAGTAGAAGGTGGCACCATCACCCATCAGGCTTTCCTCGATGCCGGATTATGGGATGAAATCAGGGTAGAAACATCTTTATCCACATCTGTGGAAAACGTGGTAACTGCCGGAACAGCAGCACCAAAGCTTCCTCATAACATCCGGTTAATCAACCATGAGGCGTATGATAATAATATTATAAATAATTACGAACGAGTATGA
- a CDS encoding site-specific integrase produces MKIEKFKVLLYLKKSGMDKNGKAPIMGRITVNRTMAQFSCKLSCTPSLWNPRASRLEGKSKEAVETNKDIEQLLLSIQKAFDVLVEKRTDFEAKDVKEALQGSVKTQTTLLSFVDEHISELSTHEGIDMSKSSVWTYRKIRKNLAEFIGEKYRLTDLAFGQLTEPFISDFHHYLLDEKGFSSGTITIYVSLFKKMCRIAFERGLCKNLLFAHYRVGTPKVTTPKALSMSDFIKIRDAELPEDKPRLSVSRDLFLFACYAGTAFIDTVSITKANVKVLEDGDKWLVYNRKKTGTLARVKLLPEALELMARYEDGARDTLFPLLSTNRVRIDLITICKLAETSKTYSYHSGRHSFASLITLEAGVPMETICKMLGHKDVKMTQRYARVTQKKLFEDMDKFIAATEKDFVLAL; encoded by the coding sequence ATGAAAATCGAAAAATTCAAGGTGTTGCTCTACCTAAAAAAGAGCGGAATGGACAAGAATGGAAAAGCTCCCATCATGGGACGCATCACGGTGAACAGGACTATGGCGCAGTTCTCCTGCAAGTTGTCTTGCACTCCATCGCTTTGGAATCCTCGTGCCAGCCGATTGGAGGGCAAGAGCAAGGAAGCCGTGGAGACCAACAAGGACATCGAGCAGTTGTTGCTTTCCATCCAAAAGGCTTTCGATGTGCTTGTGGAAAAGAGAACGGACTTCGAGGCTAAGGATGTCAAGGAGGCCTTGCAGGGCAGCGTCAAGACACAGACCACCCTTCTCTCCTTCGTGGACGAGCATATCAGCGAACTCAGCACCCATGAGGGCATCGATATGTCGAAGAGCAGTGTCTGGACTTACAGAAAGATTCGCAAGAATCTCGCTGAGTTCATCGGGGAGAAGTATAGGTTGACTGATTTGGCTTTCGGACAGCTGACCGAGCCTTTCATCAGTGACTTTCACCATTACCTGCTTGACGAGAAAGGCTTTTCATCAGGAACCATCACCATCTATGTGTCGCTCTTCAAGAAGATGTGCCGCATCGCCTTTGAGCGAGGCTTGTGCAAGAACCTGCTGTTCGCCCATTATCGGGTTGGCACTCCAAAGGTTACGACACCCAAGGCTCTCAGCATGTCTGATTTCATAAAAATCCGTGATGCGGAACTACCCGAAGACAAACCGAGACTATCCGTTAGCCGTGACCTGTTTCTTTTCGCCTGCTATGCAGGAACAGCCTTCATAGACACCGTTTCCATCACGAAAGCCAATGTCAAGGTGTTGGAGGATGGTGACAAATGGCTCGTCTATAACCGCAAGAAGACCGGAACACTTGCCAGGGTGAAACTCCTGCCCGAGGCGTTGGAGCTGATGGCGAGATACGAGGACGGGGCAAGAGATACCCTTTTCCCATTGCTGAGCACGAATCGTGTTCGTATCGATCTCATAACCATCTGCAAGTTGGCGGAAACGAGCAAGACCTATTCCTACCATTCGGGACGACACTCGTTCGCCAGCCTCATTACGCTGGAGGCTGGTGTGCCGATGGAGACCATCTGCAAGATGCTCGGTCACAAGGATGTGAAGATGACGCAGCGGTATGCGAGAGTAACCCAAAAGAAGCTGTTTGAGGACATGGACAAGTTCATCGCTGCAACCGAGAAGGACTTCGTTCTCGCATTATGA
- a CDS encoding transcription termination/antitermination NusG family protein: MIKETNIQAQVTSTIAGDDGEAVAKSEENAKKKAPQTPNEGLEKPADAGWYVAVVRVNCETRIADSIRINLNHNHVWFDYWIPKVKVVYLDKRSNKRKVKEKLFLSTFIFCNVSSRQLDKIRFRSDVYKMLTMPGQRKIYQIPDQVIANYRYFVENDEEPVTAAPAPLKKGIKVRVVSGSMKGVEAYVQSYNGKKAVIGSEIKYISGATLTISRNLLEIVEES, translated from the coding sequence ATGATAAAAGAGACAAATATACAAGCACAGGTTACGTCCACTATTGCAGGGGACGACGGCGAAGCCGTGGCGAAAAGTGAAGAAAACGCTAAGAAAAAGGCTCCCCAAACGCCTAATGAAGGGCTTGAAAAACCAGCTGATGCAGGATGGTATGTGGCTGTAGTGAGAGTGAACTGTGAAACGAGAATAGCTGATTCAATACGAATCAATCTTAATCACAATCATGTTTGGTTTGATTACTGGATTCCCAAGGTAAAAGTAGTTTATTTAGACAAGCGTTCCAATAAGCGAAAAGTGAAAGAAAAGCTATTTCTTTCCACCTTCATCTTTTGTAACGTCTCTTCGAGACAACTTGACAAAATCCGCTTCCGTTCGGATGTGTATAAGATGCTGACGATGCCAGGTCAAAGGAAAATATACCAAATTCCCGACCAGGTTATTGCCAACTATCGATATTTTGTAGAGAATGATGAAGAACCTGTCACTGCTGCCCCTGCTCCTTTGAAGAAAGGTATCAAAGTGCGAGTGGTATCTGGTAGCATGAAAGGTGTGGAAGCATACGTACAGAGCTATAATGGCAAGAAAGCCGTCATCGGCAGTGAGATTAAGTATATCAGTGGTGCAACGCTTACGATAAGTAGAAATTTACTAGAAATCGTTGAAGAAAGTTGA
- a CDS encoding plasmid mobilization protein — translation MTSIQEQNRKKGGRPPTGRVRKLSKSVTVKFSKPSYEALRLRARKVNRKLAEYIRESALNGEVVSGHNAETVAIAKNLIGMANNLNQLTKLSHQRGFHETHVYVVDLLRRLKSILGEYRQASSKPKPSGMNRKEDTT, via the coding sequence ATGACAAGCATACAGGAACAGAATAGGAAAAAGGGCGGAAGACCGCCCACAGGCAGGGTTCGCAAGCTGTCGAAGTCTGTCACGGTGAAGTTCTCGAAGCCAAGCTACGAGGCTTTGAGACTGAGGGCAAGAAAAGTCAACCGCAAGTTGGCGGAGTATATCCGTGAGTCAGCCTTGAATGGCGAGGTGGTCAGCGGACACAATGCAGAGACGGTAGCCATTGCCAAGAATCTCATTGGTATGGCGAACAACCTCAACCAACTTACCAAGCTGTCGCATCAGAGAGGTTTCCATGAAACCCATGTATATGTGGTGGACTTGTTGAGAAGATTGAAATCCATCCTTGGTGAGTATCGCCAAGCAAGTTCTAAACCGAAGCCAAGCGGAATGAACAGAAAGGAGGATACCACATGA
- a CDS encoding glycoside hydrolase family 2 TIM barrel-domain containing protein — MKQKHLFWGAAVVLTFLFSASAVAQPRHTKKKVKKVVETKVDVCPFTDKWVEDETKFEDRKEKAHATFVPYSSTATMQKDDYYKFPWLTPKRANYLLLNGKWKFHYTADWKQGKPEKDDFWADNADVSSWKELQVPLNWEMAGYDVPVYNNVGYPFENKPPFITAFKDNFDKNPVGSYRRNFNLPEGWETGKRVFLHFDGACSAIVVWVNGKYAGYSQGANTDAEFDVTNLVRKGNNNVSVRVYRWSDGSYLEGQDMWHLGGIHRDVYLVATPKTFVADHYITSALNSDYASGKLNVDLTINNAAKEKSEKTLEIELLDPQGKSVGKQSAQVAMTAKDGEKSCRLTIDNLTGLKAWTSEQPNLYTVIVRQKAGDKEEMVFSTKYGFRDVAIKGKLVYVNGKRVFFKGVNTQDIHPLYGHAIDVETMLRDVILMKQANVNTVRTSHYPRQAKMYAMFDYYGLYCMNEADVECHNNHSLSNNPSWRATYVDRTERMVLRDRNHPSVVFWSLGNESGGGDNFQATYDKVKELLPGRDAWVHYEGYNHGAKYSDFGSDMYPRIEVVKKQMNGLNNKPYFICEYAHAMGQAVGNLQEYWDLIEASTGITGGCIWDWVDQGIYDTRRIRKGLPLKDPKTGLHYYTSGYDYTKMNNGYRGFQGDFMSNGIITPGREWTAKLTEVKYVYRDVNFESFYSRVLTLKNKCAFTNLADIYNLNYEVLRNGVSVEKNQVAIPSVLPGKTCDINIPYTTAVDDKAEYVITFSLILKKATSWSKQGYMMAQQQFKLSAENAGSTSVADPTFVQKDHGKLPAIQEKGKLKVKDNTITGKDFSITFAEDGTIANWTYRNTQLVQPNAGPDFNGFRRIANDNVNLGATGGVAKNENKEEGALTGKKMMVKAPKKQGKNVVVETAVTNGKDTHQIAYIIYPNGTVDMKVTTNNSSEETRRIGITMQFAPGFENVEYYAKGPWSNYIDRQRGSLLGLYKTTVDGMFEEQSAPQTMGDRQGLRQLTLDNNSTKLQITTEGMVAFSLSHFDDAQFNYDVFYGGKHPYDLVRSNQIFAHFDFWQRGIGNRSCGGDSCLPQYMTPTGAHEFTLRFTPMVK; from the coding sequence ATGAAACAAAAACATTTATTTTGGGGAGCTGCGGTTGTACTGACCTTCCTCTTCAGCGCATCAGCTGTTGCACAGCCTAGACATACCAAGAAAAAGGTGAAGAAGGTGGTGGAGACCAAAGTTGACGTTTGTCCGTTTACAGACAAATGGGTAGAAGACGAGACTAAGTTTGAGGATCGCAAAGAAAAAGCCCATGCTACTTTCGTGCCATATTCTTCTACTGCCACCATGCAGAAGGACGATTACTACAAATTCCCATGGCTCACCCCTAAGCGTGCCAATTATCTGTTGCTCAACGGCAAGTGGAAGTTCCACTATACTGCCGACTGGAAACAGGGCAAGCCTGAGAAGGATGATTTCTGGGCAGACAACGCCGATGTTTCTTCATGGAAGGAACTCCAGGTGCCTCTCAACTGGGAAATGGCTGGATATGATGTGCCTGTATATAATAATGTGGGCTATCCTTTCGAGAACAAACCGCCATTCATCACAGCCTTCAAGGACAATTTCGACAAGAATCCGGTAGGTTCCTATCGCCGTAACTTCAACCTGCCAGAGGGTTGGGAAACTGGCAAGCGCGTGTTCCTGCACTTCGACGGTGCCTGCAGCGCCATCGTGGTTTGGGTAAACGGTAAGTATGCCGGCTATTCACAGGGTGCCAATACAGATGCTGAATTCGATGTCACCAACCTGGTTCGCAAGGGCAACAACAACGTATCGGTTCGCGTTTACCGCTGGAGCGATGGCTCTTATCTGGAGGGTCAGGATATGTGGCACCTGGGTGGAATCCACCGCGATGTTTATCTCGTAGCTACTCCAAAGACCTTCGTAGCAGATCATTACATCACTTCAGCCCTGAACAGCGATTATGCATCGGGCAAACTGAATGTTGACCTGACTATCAATAACGCTGCCAAGGAGAAATCTGAGAAGACGCTGGAGATTGAGCTCCTCGACCCTCAGGGAAAATCTGTTGGCAAGCAGTCGGCACAGGTTGCCATGACTGCCAAGGACGGCGAGAAGAGCTGCCGCCTTACCATCGACAACCTGACTGGTCTGAAGGCTTGGACCTCAGAGCAGCCTAACCTCTATACCGTTATCGTCCGACAGAAGGCAGGCGACAAGGAAGAGATGGTATTCTCTACCAAATACGGTTTCAGAGATGTTGCCATCAAGGGCAAACTGGTTTATGTAAACGGCAAGCGAGTATTCTTCAAGGGTGTCAACACCCAGGATATTCATCCACTCTATGGTCACGCCATCGACGTGGAAACCATGCTTCGCGACGTAATCCTGATGAAGCAGGCCAATGTGAACACCGTTCGTACCAGTCACTATCCTCGTCAGGCTAAGATGTATGCCATGTTCGACTACTACGGATTGTACTGCATGAACGAGGCCGATGTGGAGTGCCACAACAACCACTCACTCTCTAACAATCCTTCCTGGCGCGCTACCTACGTGGACCGCACAGAGCGCATGGTATTGAGAGACCGCAACCATCCTAGCGTGGTATTCTGGTCGCTCGGTAACGAGTCGGGCGGTGGCGACAACTTCCAGGCTACCTACGATAAGGTGAAGGAGCTTTTGCCTGGTCGCGACGCTTGGGTTCACTACGAGGGCTACAATCACGGTGCCAAGTACTCAGACTTCGGTTCAGACATGTATCCAAGAATCGAGGTTGTGAAGAAGCAGATGAACGGCCTCAACAACAAGCCTTACTTCATCTGTGAGTATGCTCATGCCATGGGTCAGGCTGTGGGTAACCTGCAGGAATACTGGGATCTCATCGAGGCTAGTACCGGTATCACCGGTGGCTGCATCTGGGACTGGGTTGACCAGGGTATCTACGATACACGCCGCATCCGCAAGGGACTTCCTCTGAAGGATCCTAAAACCGGACTCCACTACTACACATCCGGTTACGACTATACCAAGATGAACAACGGTTACAGAGGATTCCAGGGCGACTTCATGAGCAACGGTATCATTACTCCAGGCAGAGAATGGACAGCCAAGCTCACCGAGGTGAAGTATGTTTACAGAGATGTGAACTTCGAGTCTTTCTACAGTCGCGTGCTCACCCTGAAGAACAAGTGCGCATTCACCAACCTGGCTGATATCTATAATCTCAACTACGAAGTGCTCCGCAATGGCGTATCTGTAGAGAAGAATCAGGTGGCTATCCCATCTGTATTGCCAGGCAAGACCTGCGATATCAACATCCCATACACCACCGCTGTAGATGATAAGGCAGAGTATGTCATCACCTTCAGCCTCATCCTGAAGAAGGCTACTTCCTGGAGCAAGCAGGGTTATATGATGGCTCAGCAGCAGTTCAAGCTTTCTGCAGAGAACGCAGGCAGCACATCTGTAGCCGACCCTACCTTCGTACAGAAAGACCATGGCAAGTTGCCAGCTATCCAGGAGAAGGGCAAGCTGAAGGTGAAGGATAACACCATCACCGGCAAGGACTTCAGCATCACATTCGCAGAGGATGGTACCATCGCCAACTGGACTTATCGCAATACTCAGCTCGTTCAGCCTAACGCTGGTCCTGACTTCAACGGCTTCCGCCGCATCGCCAACGACAACGTGAACCTGGGTGCTACAGGTGGTGTTGCCAAGAACGAGAACAAGGAAGAGGGTGCACTCACCGGTAAGAAGATGATGGTGAAGGCTCCTAAGAAGCAGGGCAAGAACGTGGTTGTGGAAACTGCCGTTACCAATGGTAAGGATACTCACCAGATTGCTTACATCATCTATCCTAACGGAACCGTGGATATGAAGGTGACTACCAACAATTCTTCTGAGGAAACCCGAAGAATCGGTATTACCATGCAGTTTGCTCCTGGTTTCGAGAACGTGGAGTATTATGCCAAGGGTCCTTGGAGCAACTACATCGACCGCCAGAGAGGTTCGCTGTTAGGTTTGTACAAGACCACCGTGGATGGCATGTTCGAAGAGCAGAGTGCTCCTCAGACCATGGGCGACCGCCAGGGCTTGCGCCAGTTGACATTGGACAACAACAGCACAAAGTTGCAGATTACCACCGAGGGCATGGTAGCCTTCTCGTTGTCTCACTTCGATGATGCCCAGTTCAACTACGACGTATTCTATGGTGGCAAGCATCCTTACGACCTGGTACGCTCTAACCAGATTTTCGCTCACTTCGATTTCTGGCAGCGTGGCATCGGTAACCGCAGTTGTGGTGGCGACTCTTGTCTGCCACAGTACATGACTCCAACAGGAGCTCATGAGTTCACCTTGCGCTTCACTCCAATGGTGAAATAA